A single Lactuca sativa cultivar Salinas chromosome 8, Lsat_Salinas_v11, whole genome shotgun sequence DNA region contains:
- the LOC111877251 gene encoding two-component response regulator-like PRR73 isoform X2 — translation MRSITVNTNVPATKGLAELNHHHRDELKQVRNGAGFDGQGLSEEDESRINEDVNSGRQNQKNLVHVHPPHDALHRQHQQHQGSMVEWERFLPLRSLKVLLVENDDSTRHVVSALLRNCSYEVTAVANGVEAWKVLIDQNKQIDIVLTEVLMPYLSGIGLLSKIMNHVTRKNVPVIMMSSDDSMGIVFNCLSKGAVDFLVKPIRKNELKNLWQHVWRKCHSSSGSGSESGIRTRKSSAKSITKNKHDDDNDDEEDDDEDDSHTSDDDVSMDLTAKGGSDNGSGTQSSWSKRAVEVNSSQAQSVWDKLQDPRVRKEHVTQEDKLETVEMGKDLEIGVPNSSSFEVEDAKKKSMSKFSGSNLKKVGDDLDISMKIGCENGPTKMTMTNVQNEALPKATQLLKNINIENNNTNINNNNKSVYYSKESPPTLELSLKRPRDVEDADADAGGEDRNVLRHSGVSAFSRYNTNTVSNVNQAQTGIVGSCSPLGISSEAVNADNINSNSNGNRNQPSNGSDDMGSTTNNAFPTKPDDKPVPNANGSTIQAVHLTSTTNLQPLEPCTDGDNTKAAGQQVQVRHHHHHYHHHHHHVHKLQQQKMVDPDMVSNILTVSAEGNAANFGSASGSNNNDNNNNININKSNGEMEKGGGWQQGKTAAPVVDNGVAGKCNGGDGSGSGSGSARGSGVDQDRLAQREAALNKFRQKRKERCFEKKVRYQSRKRLAEQRPRVRGQFVRHGANGVNNEDADS, via the exons ATGAGGAGTATTACAGTGAACACCAATGTTCCGGCAACTAAAGGGTTGGCGGAGCTCAACCACCACCACCGGGACGAGCTCAAGCAAGTCAGAAATGGAGCGGGGTTTGATGGTCAAGGTCTCTCCGAAGAAGACGAGTCAAGGATTAACGAAGATGTGAATAGTGGTCGCCAGAACCAGAAAAACCTGGTTCACGTTCATCCCCCCCACGATGCTCTTCATAGacaacatcaacaacatcaaGGCTCCATGGTTGAATGGGAGAGGTTTCTTCCTCTTAGATCTCTCAAAGTTCTTCTGGTTGAAAACGATGATTCAACTCGTCATGTTGTCAGTGCTCTCCTCCGTAATTGCAGCTATGAAG TTACGGCTGTAGCAAATGGTGTAGAAGCATGGAAAGTGTTGATTGATCAAAACAAACAAATCGATATTGTTTTAACGGAGGTTTTAATGCCATATTTATCGGGTATTGGTCTTTTATCCAAGATCATGAACCATGTGACTCGCAAGAATGTCCCAGTGATAA TGATGTCATCCGATGACTCAATGGGTATAGTCTTTAATTGTTTATCCAAAGGTGCTGTTGACTTTTTAGTCAAGCCTATTCGAAAGAATGAGCTAAAAAACCTCTGGCAGCATGTATGGAGGAAATGTCACAGT TCTAGCGGTAGTGGGAGTGAGAGTGGTATTCGGACTCGTAAATCTTCTGCAAAATCAATAACCAAAAACAAacatgatgatgataatgatgatgaagaagatgacgATGAGGATGATAGTCATACCAGTGATGATGACGTAAGCATGGATCTAACTGCCAAGGGTGGCAGCGATAATGGAAGTGGAACTCAG AGTTCATGGTCAAAGAGAGCTGTAGAAGTTAATAGCTCCCAAGCGCAATCCGTGTGGGACAAATTACAAGATCCACGTGTCAGAAAAGAACATGTCACCCAGGAAGATAAATTAG AAACTGTTGAAATGGGGAAAGACTTGGAAATCGGAGTCCCTAACAGTTCAAGTTTCGAGGTTGAAGATGCAAAGAAAAAGTCAATGAGCAAGTTTTCCGGGTCAAATTTGAAAAAAGTGGGCGATGATTTGGATATTAGTATGAAAATTGGTTGCGAAAATGGTCCCACCAAGATGACGATGACGAATGTTCAAAATGAAGCTTTACCAAAAGCAACCCAATTGCTCAAGAACATTaatattgaaaataataatactaatattaataataataataagtctgTTTATTATTCAAAAGAATCGCCACCTACCCTGGAGCTGAGTTTAAAGAGGCCAAGAGACGTGGAAGATGCCGATGCCGATGCCGGTGGCGAAGACCGGAATGTGTTACGCCATTCCGGTGTTTCAGCTTTCTCAAGGTACAACACCAACACTGTATCGAACGTTAATCAGGCTCAAACTGGAATCGTAGGCAGCTGTTCGCCATTAGGTATCAGCTCAGAAGCGGTAAACGCCGATAACATAAATTCCAACTCAAACGGAAACCGTAATCAGCCGTCGAATGGGAGCGACGATATGGGGTCCACCACCAATAACGCTTTCCCAACCAAACCGGATGACAAACCGGTTCCAAACGCAAACGGTTCAACCATCCAAGCGGTTCACCTAACTTCCACCACCAACCTTCAACCTCTCGAGCCCTGTACTGACGGTGATAACACAAAGGCGGCGGGGCAGCAGGTTCAAGtccgtcaccaccaccaccactaccaccaccaccaccaccacgtcCATAAACTTCAGCAACAGAAAATGGTGGATCCCGACATGGTTTCGAATATTTTGACGGTGTCGGCTGAAGGAAACGCGGCTAATTTTGGGAGTGCCTCGGGAagcaataataatgataataataataatattaatattaataagaGTAATGGAGAAATGGAAAAGGGTGGGGGTTGGCAGCAAGGGAAAACCGCTGCTCCGGTTGTTGATAATGGAGTCGCCGGAAAATGTAACGGCGGTGATGGAAGCGGAAGTGGAAGTGGTAGTGCACGAGGGAGCGGGGTGGATCAAGACCGATTAGCGCAACGAGAGGCTGCCCTGAATAAATTCCGTCAGAAGAGGAAAGAAAGATGCTTCGAGAAAAAG GTGAGATACCAAAGCAGAAAGAGGTTGGCAGAACAGAGGCCACGTGTCCGTGGACAATTTGTTCGACATGGTGCTAACGGCGTTAACAATGAGGATGCTGATTCGTAA
- the LOC111877250 gene encoding elongator complex protein 6: MNRPASLLDEALGFDDGESNSRQRRVGRVVLVEDCVETSGAFVLHHLIKRFLSPNHSSSDSVVIFVAFAQPFSHYDRILRKMGCNFAVQRENKRLIFFDMLMLECPDDDGVEGGLIALYGNIHKAVEANSINKNITIIIDDISLLEVAANGSTKDVLNFMHYCNTLTTQFGCTIITVIHEDIYSNGDEFTLPIQMEYLADITLKAEPLVTGLAADIHGQLTVLNKGGCEGLGRMKGKIRNFHYRVKENSVDYFYPGSRS; this comes from the exons ATGAATCGGCCGGCGAGTTTGCTGGACGAAGCTCTAGGTTTCGACGACGGAGAATCGAATAGCCGGCAGCGACGGGTCGGACGCGTGGTTCTAGTGGAGGATTGCGTCGAAACTAGCGGCGCGTTCGTGCTACACCACCTAATAAAACGGTTTCTCTCTCCTAATCATTCATCCTCCGACAGTGTCGTCATTTTTGTAGCATTCGCTCAACCTTTTTCTCACTACGACCGTATCCTTCGTAAGATG GGTTGCAATTTTGCTGTGCAAAGGGAGAATAAAAGATTGATATTCTTTGACATGCTTATGCTGGAGTGTCCAG ATGATGATGGGGTTGAAGGTGGATTAATTGCTTTGTATGGAAATATTCATAAAGCTGTGGAAGCCAATTCAATAAACAAAAACATTACAATTATAATCGATGACATTTCCCTTCTAGAAGTAGCTGCAAATGGTTCTACAAAAGATGTTCTAAATTTTATGCATTACTGCAATACATTAACAACACAGTTT GGTTGTACAATAATCACAGTTATTCATGAAGACATATATTCAAATGGAGACGAATTTACCCTTCCTATACAAATGGAGTACCTTGCTGACATCACTCTAAAGGCAGAGCCTTTGGTGACTGGTTTGGCAGCAGATATTCATGGTCAG TTGACAGTATTGAACAAGGGAGGCTGTGAGGGATTAGGGAGGATGAAGGGCAAGATCCGTAATTTTCATTACAGGGTTAAGGAAAACAGTGTTGATTATTTCTATCCAGGAAGTCGATCTTGA
- the LOC111877251 gene encoding two-component response regulator-like PRR73 isoform X3 yields the protein MPYLSGIGLLSKIMNHVTRKNVPVIMMSSDDSMGIVFNCLSKGAVDFLVKPIRKNELKNLWQHVWRKCHSSSGSGSESGIRTRKSSAKSITKNKHDDDNDDEEDDDEDDSHTSDDDVSMDLTAKGGSDNGSGTQSSWSKRAVEVNSSQAQSVWDKLQDPRVRKEHVTQEDKLETVEMGKDLEIGVPNSSSFEVEDAKKKSMSKFSGSNLKKVGDDLDISMKIGCENGPTKMTMTNVQNEALPKATQLLKNINIENNNTNINNNNKSVYYSKESPPTLELSLKRPRDVEDADADAGGEDRNVLRHSGVSAFSRYNTNTVSNVNQAQTGIVGSCSPLGISSEAVNADNINSNSNGNRNQPSNGSDDMGSTTNNAFPTKPDDKPVPNANGSTIQAVHLTSTTNLQPLEPCTDGDNTKAAGQQVQVRHHHHHYHHHHHHVHKLQQQKMVDPDMVSNILTVSAEGNAANFGSASGSNNNDNNNNININKSNGEMEKGGGWQQGKTAAPVVDNGVAGKCNGGDGSGSGSGSARGSGVDQDRLAQREAALNKFRQKRKERCFEKKVLVICLLSVTRVIHLTISIFSFEFKIIEHIFHQVRYQSRKRLAEQRPRVRGQFVRHGANGVNNEDADS from the exons ATGCCATATTTATCGGGTATTGGTCTTTTATCCAAGATCATGAACCATGTGACTCGCAAGAATGTCCCAGTGATAA TGATGTCATCCGATGACTCAATGGGTATAGTCTTTAATTGTTTATCCAAAGGTGCTGTTGACTTTTTAGTCAAGCCTATTCGAAAGAATGAGCTAAAAAACCTCTGGCAGCATGTATGGAGGAAATGTCACAGT TCTAGCGGTAGTGGGAGTGAGAGTGGTATTCGGACTCGTAAATCTTCTGCAAAATCAATAACCAAAAACAAacatgatgatgataatgatgatgaagaagatgacgATGAGGATGATAGTCATACCAGTGATGATGACGTAAGCATGGATCTAACTGCCAAGGGTGGCAGCGATAATGGAAGTGGAACTCAG AGTTCATGGTCAAAGAGAGCTGTAGAAGTTAATAGCTCCCAAGCGCAATCCGTGTGGGACAAATTACAAGATCCACGTGTCAGAAAAGAACATGTCACCCAGGAAGATAAATTAG AAACTGTTGAAATGGGGAAAGACTTGGAAATCGGAGTCCCTAACAGTTCAAGTTTCGAGGTTGAAGATGCAAAGAAAAAGTCAATGAGCAAGTTTTCCGGGTCAAATTTGAAAAAAGTGGGCGATGATTTGGATATTAGTATGAAAATTGGTTGCGAAAATGGTCCCACCAAGATGACGATGACGAATGTTCAAAATGAAGCTTTACCAAAAGCAACCCAATTGCTCAAGAACATTaatattgaaaataataatactaatattaataataataataagtctgTTTATTATTCAAAAGAATCGCCACCTACCCTGGAGCTGAGTTTAAAGAGGCCAAGAGACGTGGAAGATGCCGATGCCGATGCCGGTGGCGAAGACCGGAATGTGTTACGCCATTCCGGTGTTTCAGCTTTCTCAAGGTACAACACCAACACTGTATCGAACGTTAATCAGGCTCAAACTGGAATCGTAGGCAGCTGTTCGCCATTAGGTATCAGCTCAGAAGCGGTAAACGCCGATAACATAAATTCCAACTCAAACGGAAACCGTAATCAGCCGTCGAATGGGAGCGACGATATGGGGTCCACCACCAATAACGCTTTCCCAACCAAACCGGATGACAAACCGGTTCCAAACGCAAACGGTTCAACCATCCAAGCGGTTCACCTAACTTCCACCACCAACCTTCAACCTCTCGAGCCCTGTACTGACGGTGATAACACAAAGGCGGCGGGGCAGCAGGTTCAAGtccgtcaccaccaccaccactaccaccaccaccaccaccacgtcCATAAACTTCAGCAACAGAAAATGGTGGATCCCGACATGGTTTCGAATATTTTGACGGTGTCGGCTGAAGGAAACGCGGCTAATTTTGGGAGTGCCTCGGGAagcaataataatgataataataataatattaatattaataagaGTAATGGAGAAATGGAAAAGGGTGGGGGTTGGCAGCAAGGGAAAACCGCTGCTCCGGTTGTTGATAATGGAGTCGCCGGAAAATGTAACGGCGGTGATGGAAGCGGAAGTGGAAGTGGTAGTGCACGAGGGAGCGGGGTGGATCAAGACCGATTAGCGCAACGAGAGGCTGCCCTGAATAAATTCCGTCAGAAGAGGAAAGAAAGATGCTTCGAGAAAAAGGTATTAGTAATTTGTCTTCTTTCAGTGACACGTGTCATCCATTTAACAATTTCCATATTTTCATTTGAGTTTAAAATTATTGAACACATTTTTCATCAGGTGAGATACCAAAGCAGAAAGAGGTTGGCAGAACAGAGGCCACGTGTCCGTGGACAATTTGTTCGACATGGTGCTAACGGCGTTAACAATGAGGATGCTGATTCGTAA
- the LOC111877251 gene encoding two-component response regulator-like APRR3 isoform X1, protein MRSITVNTNVPATKGLAELNHHHRDELKQVRNGAGFDGQGLSEEDESRINEDVNSGRQNQKNLVHVHPPHDALHRQHQQHQGSMVEWERFLPLRSLKVLLVENDDSTRHVVSALLRNCSYEVTAVANGVEAWKVLIDQNKQIDIVLTEVLMPYLSGIGLLSKIMNHVTRKNVPVIMMSSDDSMGIVFNCLSKGAVDFLVKPIRKNELKNLWQHVWRKCHSSSGSGSESGIRTRKSSAKSITKNKHDDDNDDEEDDDEDDSHTSDDDVSMDLTAKGGSDNGSGTQSSWSKRAVEVNSSQAQSVWDKLQDPRVRKEHVTQEDKLETVEMGKDLEIGVPNSSSFEVEDAKKKSMSKFSGSNLKKVGDDLDISMKIGCENGPTKMTMTNVQNEALPKATQLLKNINIENNNTNINNNNKSVYYSKESPPTLELSLKRPRDVEDADADAGGEDRNVLRHSGVSAFSRYNTNTVSNVNQAQTGIVGSCSPLGISSEAVNADNINSNSNGNRNQPSNGSDDMGSTTNNAFPTKPDDKPVPNANGSTIQAVHLTSTTNLQPLEPCTDGDNTKAAGQQVQVRHHHHHYHHHHHHVHKLQQQKMVDPDMVSNILTVSAEGNAANFGSASGSNNNDNNNNININKSNGEMEKGGGWQQGKTAAPVVDNGVAGKCNGGDGSGSGSGSARGSGVDQDRLAQREAALNKFRQKRKERCFEKKVLVICLLSVTRVIHLTISIFSFEFKIIEHIFHQVRYQSRKRLAEQRPRVRGQFVRHGANGVNNEDADS, encoded by the exons ATGAGGAGTATTACAGTGAACACCAATGTTCCGGCAACTAAAGGGTTGGCGGAGCTCAACCACCACCACCGGGACGAGCTCAAGCAAGTCAGAAATGGAGCGGGGTTTGATGGTCAAGGTCTCTCCGAAGAAGACGAGTCAAGGATTAACGAAGATGTGAATAGTGGTCGCCAGAACCAGAAAAACCTGGTTCACGTTCATCCCCCCCACGATGCTCTTCATAGacaacatcaacaacatcaaGGCTCCATGGTTGAATGGGAGAGGTTTCTTCCTCTTAGATCTCTCAAAGTTCTTCTGGTTGAAAACGATGATTCAACTCGTCATGTTGTCAGTGCTCTCCTCCGTAATTGCAGCTATGAAG TTACGGCTGTAGCAAATGGTGTAGAAGCATGGAAAGTGTTGATTGATCAAAACAAACAAATCGATATTGTTTTAACGGAGGTTTTAATGCCATATTTATCGGGTATTGGTCTTTTATCCAAGATCATGAACCATGTGACTCGCAAGAATGTCCCAGTGATAA TGATGTCATCCGATGACTCAATGGGTATAGTCTTTAATTGTTTATCCAAAGGTGCTGTTGACTTTTTAGTCAAGCCTATTCGAAAGAATGAGCTAAAAAACCTCTGGCAGCATGTATGGAGGAAATGTCACAGT TCTAGCGGTAGTGGGAGTGAGAGTGGTATTCGGACTCGTAAATCTTCTGCAAAATCAATAACCAAAAACAAacatgatgatgataatgatgatgaagaagatgacgATGAGGATGATAGTCATACCAGTGATGATGACGTAAGCATGGATCTAACTGCCAAGGGTGGCAGCGATAATGGAAGTGGAACTCAG AGTTCATGGTCAAAGAGAGCTGTAGAAGTTAATAGCTCCCAAGCGCAATCCGTGTGGGACAAATTACAAGATCCACGTGTCAGAAAAGAACATGTCACCCAGGAAGATAAATTAG AAACTGTTGAAATGGGGAAAGACTTGGAAATCGGAGTCCCTAACAGTTCAAGTTTCGAGGTTGAAGATGCAAAGAAAAAGTCAATGAGCAAGTTTTCCGGGTCAAATTTGAAAAAAGTGGGCGATGATTTGGATATTAGTATGAAAATTGGTTGCGAAAATGGTCCCACCAAGATGACGATGACGAATGTTCAAAATGAAGCTTTACCAAAAGCAACCCAATTGCTCAAGAACATTaatattgaaaataataatactaatattaataataataataagtctgTTTATTATTCAAAAGAATCGCCACCTACCCTGGAGCTGAGTTTAAAGAGGCCAAGAGACGTGGAAGATGCCGATGCCGATGCCGGTGGCGAAGACCGGAATGTGTTACGCCATTCCGGTGTTTCAGCTTTCTCAAGGTACAACACCAACACTGTATCGAACGTTAATCAGGCTCAAACTGGAATCGTAGGCAGCTGTTCGCCATTAGGTATCAGCTCAGAAGCGGTAAACGCCGATAACATAAATTCCAACTCAAACGGAAACCGTAATCAGCCGTCGAATGGGAGCGACGATATGGGGTCCACCACCAATAACGCTTTCCCAACCAAACCGGATGACAAACCGGTTCCAAACGCAAACGGTTCAACCATCCAAGCGGTTCACCTAACTTCCACCACCAACCTTCAACCTCTCGAGCCCTGTACTGACGGTGATAACACAAAGGCGGCGGGGCAGCAGGTTCAAGtccgtcaccaccaccaccactaccaccaccaccaccaccacgtcCATAAACTTCAGCAACAGAAAATGGTGGATCCCGACATGGTTTCGAATATTTTGACGGTGTCGGCTGAAGGAAACGCGGCTAATTTTGGGAGTGCCTCGGGAagcaataataatgataataataataatattaatattaataagaGTAATGGAGAAATGGAAAAGGGTGGGGGTTGGCAGCAAGGGAAAACCGCTGCTCCGGTTGTTGATAATGGAGTCGCCGGAAAATGTAACGGCGGTGATGGAAGCGGAAGTGGAAGTGGTAGTGCACGAGGGAGCGGGGTGGATCAAGACCGATTAGCGCAACGAGAGGCTGCCCTGAATAAATTCCGTCAGAAGAGGAAAGAAAGATGCTTCGAGAAAAAGGTATTAGTAATTTGTCTTCTTTCAGTGACACGTGTCATCCATTTAACAATTTCCATATTTTCATTTGAGTTTAAAATTATTGAACACATTTTTCATCAGGTGAGATACCAAAGCAGAAAGAGGTTGGCAGAACAGAGGCCACGTGTCCGTGGACAATTTGTTCGACATGGTGCTAACGGCGTTAACAATGAGGATGCTGATTCGTAA